From a single Nicotiana tabacum cultivar K326 chromosome 8, ASM71507v2, whole genome shotgun sequence genomic region:
- the LOC107804914 gene encoding uncharacterized protein LOC107804914, with the protein MTGISKEEESVTLELLRKKMEDFAKERDWEKFHSPRNLLLALVGEVGELSEIFQWKGEVPKGLPDWNEKEKLHLGEELSDVLLYLVRLSDICGIDLGKAALRKVELNAIKYPVNLCKSSSNKCNDEAGN; encoded by the exons ATGACTGGGATTTCAAAGGAGGAAGAGAGTGTAACTCTTGAACTTCTTAGaaagaaaatggaagattttgCTAAAGAAAGAGACTGGGAAAAATTTCACAGCCCCAGAAACCTTCTTTTGGCTCTG GTGGGAGAAGTTGGAGAACTCTCAGAAATATTTCAGTGGAAAGGAGAAGTTCCAAAAGGGTTGCCTGATTGGAACGAAAAGGAGAAATTACATCTTGGTGAAGAACTTTCTGATGTTTTGCTATACCTCGTTAGGCTTTCTGATATTTGTGGGATTGATCTTGGCAAAGCTGCTCTTCGTAAAGTTGAACTTAATGCCATTAAATACCCTGTTAATCTCTGCAAAAGTTCTTCAAACAAATGCAATGACGAAGCCGGTAATTAA